In Dromaius novaehollandiae isolate bDroNov1 chromosome 2, bDroNov1.hap1, whole genome shotgun sequence, one DNA window encodes the following:
- the CCK gene encoding cholecystokinin, which translates to MYGGICICMFLAVLSASSFGQQTTGLHNGNPLAAELEQSLTEHHRHVRTPSSTGLLKPVPRLDGSIDQRANIGALLAKYLQQARKGPTGRLSVMGNRVQSIDPTHRINDRDYMGWMDFGRRSAEEYEYSS; encoded by the exons ATGTACGGTGGTATATGCATCTGCATGTTCCTTGCTGTGCTCTCGGCAAGCTCTTTCGGACAGCAGACTACGGGCTTGCACAATGGAAATCCACTGGCTGCTGAGCTTGAGCAGAGCTTGACAGAACATCACCGACACGTCCGCACCCCTTCATCCACTGGCCTGCTGAAACCTGTCCCACGGCTGGATGGAAGCATCGACCAAAGAGCTAACATCGGTGCTTTGCTGGCCAAGTATCTCCAGCAAGCCAGAAAAG GTCCCACTGGAAGGCTCTCAGTTATGGGAAACAGGGTACAGAGCATTGATCCTACACATAGGATAAATGACAGAGACTACATGGGCTGGATGGATTTTGGACGCCGCAGTGCTGAAGAATACGAGTACTCCTCCTAA